The following are encoded in a window of Deinococcus sp. Marseille-Q6407 genomic DNA:
- a CDS encoding C-terminal helicase domain-containing protein, whose translation MRLLTGGRADKKVVLLTATPVNNTIWDFYYQVLLMTKGREDAYSAYGIPSLKSFFTGVSKGNQEFYDLIEHSMVRRSRRDVRRRQEQGEAVIIGGQEIRFPKRKLHRVEYSLTDQFGDFYQGLVGRIESLRLVAYNLERYKVDADATEVNKREALTGIFKTNFLKRLESSVHALSSSIANQRRFQERFYEQFRQGRLLDAGTNRKIEQVLRLAAAEDDSESSGKQEGKQDKLLESLPEVKALEYDVSRMEKDIQEDLNALKWMEAAIKDLLVSRGTGGEQDAKVAAIKQSLVERAAQQGHRKAIIFSYYHDTAEYIYRALVNDPAFMVAMNLTPERVAFLSGSSSGETRSNVVRRFAPHSNRRSEDDDQMYQRLLDEPIDLLISTDVLSEGQNLQDAGYLLNADLHWNPVRMIQRAGRIDRLGSQFEELEISNVFPEEGLEDVLGLVERLQIRIAQNLHLYRETKSAPRAEILEV comes from the coding sequence ACAACACCATCTGGGACTTCTACTATCAGGTGCTGCTGATGACGAAAGGCCGCGAGGACGCCTACAGCGCTTACGGCATCCCCAGCCTCAAGTCGTTTTTCACGGGGGTCAGCAAGGGCAATCAGGAGTTCTACGACCTGATTGAGCACAGCATGGTGCGCCGCAGCCGCCGCGACGTGCGCCGCAGGCAGGAGCAGGGCGAAGCGGTGATTATCGGCGGGCAGGAAATTCGCTTCCCGAAGCGCAAGCTGCACCGCGTGGAGTACAGCCTCACAGACCAGTTTGGGGACTTTTATCAGGGGCTGGTGGGGCGCATCGAAAGTCTGCGCCTGGTGGCCTATAACCTGGAGCGCTACAAGGTGGACGCCGATGCCACCGAGGTCAATAAGCGTGAAGCCCTGACCGGCATCTTCAAGACCAACTTCCTCAAGCGCCTGGAAAGCAGCGTGCATGCGCTGTCCAGCAGCATTGCCAACCAGCGCCGCTTTCAGGAGCGCTTCTACGAGCAGTTCAGGCAAGGGCGGCTGCTGGACGCTGGCACCAACCGCAAAATCGAGCAGGTGCTCCGTCTGGCCGCCGCCGAGGACGACAGCGAAAGCAGCGGCAAGCAGGAAGGCAAGCAGGACAAGCTGCTCGAATCCCTGCCCGAAGTCAAGGCTCTTGAATACGACGTGTCCCGTATGGAAAAGGACATTCAGGAGGACCTGAACGCCCTGAAGTGGATGGAAGCGGCCATCAAAGACTTGCTGGTCTCACGCGGCACCGGCGGCGAGCAGGACGCCAAAGTAGCGGCCATCAAGCAGTCACTTGTCGAGCGGGCTGCCCAGCAGGGACACCGCAAAGCGATTATCTTCAGCTATTACCACGACACCGCCGAGTACATTTACCGTGCCCTGGTGAACGACCCCGCATTTATGGTGGCCATGAACCTCACGCCAGAGCGGGTGGCGTTCCTCAGCGGCAGCAGCAGCGGCGAGACTCGCAGCAATGTGGTGCGCCGCTTTGCCCCGCACTCCAACCGCCGCAGTGAGGACGATGACCAGATGTATCAGCGGCTGCTTGACGAACCGATTGACCTGCTCATCAGCACCGACGTGCTGAGCGAAGGCCAGAACCTGCAAGATGCGGGCTACCTGCTCAACGCCGACCTGCACTGGAACCCTGTGCGGATGATTCAGCGCGCAGGCCGCATTGACCGCCTGGGTAGTCAGTTCGAGGAGCTGGAAATCAGTAATGTTTTTCCTGAAGAGGGCCTGGAAGACGTGCTGGGCCTGGTCGAACGCCTTCAGATCCGTATTGCTCAGAACTTGCACCTGTATAGGGAGACAAAAAGCGCTCCCAGAGCTGAAATTCTGGAAGTGTGA